The Castanea sativa cultivar Marrone di Chiusa Pesio chromosome 11, ASM4071231v1 genome contains a region encoding:
- the LOC142615161 gene encoding uncharacterized protein LOC142615161, which yields MCSNLFNAPSESSSMNSPTTKLSKQSTHGRRKPIMRNSLKRPPLLFLRTSKPSLRLGHRCCHCGSLHSRKEVVAKMVREKSKDGASNDPRADWKDIKELQAFCEFCAVQVLEGQRSGGFLTKIGVDAVIQQLDNHFGKVVTFLQIKNKWDHLKKGWRQYNECFDNESGLGYDASTGLLQATDEWWTRKMYACPSAKTFKNKRLPNREALNIMFGGTVATGKNAFCTSGQMPKETTEGSGDSADSTQFVDPQCEPFLNVDAMEVKGPSLSRAGPTMTKGKGLAANIHLFKPICKKSKKKKKRSVAQEMSDSLKSISEVFLESRSVGTCTPFASTATTQVKTILDMMLSLPRVHSGHYLHLFSTVYFMEKEKGRHMFTALCDDKDIQLKWLENEYQRHPEFHF from the exons ATGTGTTCAAACCTCTTCAATGCTCCGTCTGAATCATCTTCAATGAACTCACCAACCACAAAACTATCAAAACAGAGCACACATGGTAGAAGAAAGCCCATTATGCGAAACTCTCTGAAAAGACCCCCTCTGCTCTTCCTTCGCACGAGCAAACCTTCTCTCCGCTTGGGACATCGTTGCTGCCATTGTGGGTCTCTGCATTCACGG AAGGAAGTTGTAGCAAAAATGGTTAGGGAGAAATCGAAGGACGGTGCTAGTAATGATCCGAGAGCTGACTGGAAAGACATTAAGGAACTACAAGCCTTTTGTGAGTTCTGTGCTGTTCAAGTCCTAGAAGGCCAGAGGAGTGGAGGATTTCTAACCAAAATTGGGGTTGATGCAGTGATTCAACAGTTGGATAACCATTTTGGAAAAGTGGTGACTTTCCTGCAGATTAAAAACAAATGGGATCATTTGAAAAAAGGGTGGAGGCAGTATAACGAGTGTTTTGACAATGAGAGTGGGTTGGGTTATGATGCTAGCACTGGGCTGCTTCAGGCCACTGATGAGTGGTGGACCCGAAAG ATGTATGCATGTCCCAGTGCAAAAACCTTCAAAAATAAACGTTTGCCGAATCGTGAGGCGCTAAACATCATGTTTGGAGGCACAGTTGCAACGGGAAAAAATGCATTCTGCACAAGTGGTCAAATGCCAAAGGAAACCACCGAAGGTTCTGGGGACTCTGCTGATAGCACACAATTTGTTGATCCCCAATGTGAACCTTTTCTGAATGTTGACGCAATGGAGGTTAAAGGTCCATCATTGTCGAGGGCAGGACCAACAATGACTAAGGGGAAAGGCTTGGCAGCCAATATCCACCTTTTCAAGCCAATTTGtaagaaatcaaaaaaaaaaaaaaaacgttcagTTGCGCAAGAGATGTCTGACTCTTTGAAGAGCATCTCAGAGGTTTTTCTTGAAAGTAGGAGTGTAGGTACCTGTACACCATTTGCTTCCACAGCAACTACTCAGGTTAAAACAATTCTAGACATGATGTTGAGTCTTCCCAGGGTGCACTCGGGTCATTACCTTCATCTATTCAGCACCGTCTACtttatggaaaaagagaagggtAGGCACATGTTCACAGCACTTTGCGATGACAAGGACATCCAGCTGAAGTGGCTAGAAAATGAGTACCAAAGGCACCCTGAATTTCATTTTTAG
- the LOC142616750 gene encoding uncharacterized protein LOC142616750: METYMTKVPLHTNIQTGYEWVLYTLTGNPKKCRRHFRMSSHVFRQLCNTLRQYGYNGTRRVCLEESLTMTLVVLGHAKGNRLVQDRFQHSGETVHRHVVKVVTLLATVMAVDIIKPADRTFRDVPEHIQHSSRYWPHFKGCIGAIDGVHVPVVVPVDEQHSYYGKKGITTTNCMCACDFDMKFTFACVGWEGSAHDTRIFFSCLNNESYNFPKAPAGMYHLVDSGNPMKKGFLAPYKGERAHEINNDVERFRSTGGTSRPSESGHYDPVAHMISILDELEMKEVRDSITASICADHN; encoded by the exons ATGGAGACCTATATGACCAAAGTACCATTGCATACGAATATACAAACAGGGTATGAATGGGTATTGTATACATTAACCGGAAATCCTAAGAAATGTCGAAGACATTTTAGAATGTCAAGCCATGTGTTTCGACAATTGTGTAATACATTGCGCCAGTATGGATATAACGGTACCAGAAGAGTTTGCTTGGAAGAGTCTCTAACAATGACATTGGTGGTACTTGGTCATGCTAAGGGTAACAGATTAGTGCAGGATAGATTTCAACACTCAGGTGAGACAGTGCATCGACATGTGGTTAAGGTAGTTACATTGTTAGCCACTGTTATGGCAGTGGACATTATCAAGCCTGCTGATCGTACATTTCGAGACGTGCCAGAACATATTCAGCATTCAAGTCGATATTGGCCACATTTCAAG GGTTGCATTGGTGCGATTGATGGGGTCCACGTCCCCGTGGTCGTACCAGTTGATGAGCAACACTCGTACTATGGCAAGAAGGGGATCACCACAACAAATTGCATGTGCGCATGTGACTTTGACATGAAGTTCACATTCGCATGTGTTGGATGGGAAGGGTCAGCGCATGACACGAGGATTTTTTTTAGCTGCCTCAACAATGAGAGTTACAACTTCCCAAAAGCTCCAGCTG GAATGTATCATCTAGTTGACTCAGGGAACCCTATGAAGAAAGGGTTCCTTGCACCATATAAGGGGGAGAG AGCACATGAGATAAACAATGACGTCGAACGTTTCAGATCTACAGGAGGCACATCTAGACCTAGTGAGAGTGGCCATTACGATCCCGTGGCACATATGATCTCAATCTTGGATGAACTTGAGATGAAAGAGGTTCGTGACAGTATCACAGCATCGATATGTGCAGACCATAACTGA